In Aquimarina sp. TRL1, a single window of DNA contains:
- a CDS encoding RHS repeat-associated core domain-containing protein: MYDTKHYFNRIFIGFFILLLGPFWLLAQEKETFTPDQIQQAHQGQTSLTYTSPLLEAPQTVDEDVYGYVRLEINKDTPPYTRYNFSITLEVQQVLADGRIATDVEVHKLTVKNNRKGGAGHHIAQKACILRGAYGAVVNIRTYSYKDIANGGMVDTEGTIPANIQLTIGHAKERFETLSTTPPLVSTPVIHNKEIQFAWEPVAGAKAYELEWTWIDNYGTQHTTPLGADQIALSEKTFRQNNTRVRVSGRTYRIPLVYDKGYLIYRIRAVGHFLEDTNRERYGMWSSGDIPKNTVADWPHTYEITVEHEAAKNWQFQTSYAEEGKKKEVVSYFDGSLRNRQTVTKINTDNHAVVGEVIYDAQGRAAVEVLPVPTADEKLQYYQNFTRTHSGQAYTYAAFDKDTQNRIDTPNDDKRMGTQSGAAQYYSSENTLTDPFRNRVPDAKGYPMSQIEYTADNTGRIRRKGGVGETHQLGSGHEMEYFYGVPEQKELNRLFGYSVGKASHYKKNMVLDPNRQLSINYIDPEGRTIATALAGYSPDAVIGLDDEKDESGLHKQLLTDLLGKIRRTDTDTAEDNNNLQNTGNWGEIRDRLMYTANKMAVHQETRKFMYALTHDQPTFIFETAIGENQVCEARYPMAYELSIDIVDEEANSLMPTAVDRMPIILEGSTSNGITLDPLEVPVQRGSFAISKALTVHKDKLQEYADAYIARLQNPEDPCYVAPTSIYTTPLLLDGCFSTCEECTDSLLAGHASVTAARQAYVEEEIASYDPAQLALLTAEERTQLEESLAKQWDQALEACNAPCADASVGADEDTTGSISCQSARQQLLQDMRPLGQYGGELQAGGTNLITVFNDNNRLLSTRLTEEVHNSWRNPRHDIYDSNPTSGTGLYTAGHYYDREGTISYVTVQREVTTTQDGEELINYIPEIVEGSPVEEDADDPSKAYVEPQYLKEVADFLHPDRWQDSWANSLLVYHPEYEYLRYSQAVCDLKVAKAGTTDVFFNPDGYDTYLHSITSFDEAVQKGMLSATATTLSDQDPYFSRALSGGYESNTLFTARKTIIEEALTSNYDGSNASLMSSVYKTIACNTLQTCTVPATTAAIFGAVSNLQEEQRNKFWNSYKTNYIAVKQRILSTFRDAYAMKNGFYNGCIGVSEAPVSIITRLDTYHYTAVSALQTYLNGTTDALCEYSEVTAYRHKQKRFEPTDMYYNSGASIETVLADMEEQINYDYYINTGVCPLARDLEMYWEGYFMAINEQGVSPISAYEYQGNYFTIALYEEMGGVFPASEAVQIVGSVRGNQLTQQLQVGTVIEGATHTLNIPSGLSWNDYGQGWHITHIGNIYSVYNASQKKFSYQLAAMIEDQGVQKEIIVYGITEARIAECSVGTPNGVGVFLGAGNTWDETGDCNIESAVSKALPTLLNELISLGQLNATSYEIGQLTAYADSYLAQFFGTGSSVLWNTEGTGVYTITVDGVEKMRWNLDESFPNQGEVSAVSFGLQEGVSNTIIGQTVQITWAGKELTIAGSAGENEERILNFLCCGDINDHLSPANPICIDDSLEQRFGEDMTTLMNAIITRGKPMTDNLQKLIPIKEYPEYTTFLQDFFTANSGHYCKINPQNKCDERIDYSNLDHVYGLFTYESSSFFWEFRFSDIARVRFYIHAPKETDLEKITITKIKQIDSSRFEILYTNGTTTENRMVAYVSQERLNIPIYNSRNFSNLSFDCELLEKYNYYPLQSDPDDLDNIDVDMCMDPISVNLENQLEETLKTIINAHLVASQNGTVVADSIFDELFFGTTIRLNDRFRTVLEPYYNANYPDLIYHNTFRNYNTSLRDDLEGNMYISNQSFMDIQAMFDPGNLNRSGSLLFRMLFEEDFYDVEEILDIRIIRVHEGPLGDSASRMQFASIEYRNKQGEVRLAKNVELNLLRVEVNPANTRSTYNFAIPLCELLSVDLGGGAHRVQSTSQYRVQVTQKKSDELKGVVHPTSFRAIPQTTFATRVNASCEEPCVPQPLPPVSCTGAFATYETILQRIGDTEQTYTQEDFCKYHLGYLVSDYNYYLQRFNVRDTQSLFYMTIMDFGATDFNYGYSDMKTVINVYKAYVDRTTADNRDSWREFTTSHLLALQATGSCIPVPDPFLIDMGGISAPDQEPSCEKLTKSIHETYMQDTYEVYLEQQRARFIKAYIQQATAGVVEQFDMEYFDKEYQYTLYYYDQAGNLIQTVPPQGVDRFTDEELETDSGSGSLNDRINSYRAANTEIEDASLLPDHTLQTQYTYNALNQLVWQSTPDGGVTRFAYDPLGRIIASQNAKQLASNTFSYSKYDGLGRIVEAGEFVPKVPVAITGTTGKLVNTTTGEVVSLQSYPDAISDIRHEVTRTRYTEPVSYAADIFNTIPVLDETVAATARNRVTAVFYYDVWKDDTTRERNYQHATYYHYDIHGNVKELVQHNRLLALSQEDPFSGIKHIEYEYDLISGNVNRVVYQKGAVDQLIHRYTYDADNRIIEVATSTDGYLWEKDAGYAYFAHGPLARTVLGEEQVQGQDYTYTLQGWLKGVNSDMLNSENDPGADGVAQTAKDVYGYALGYFEQDYQPIGAINAFVKTAAATQNPADLYNGNIKQMTTALLNHKEKPKGLQFNHYRYDQLNRIKSMQGYDIAGATAANYASSYSYDRNGNLQTLNRTAVNKKGKPVRMDELSYTYKPNTNQLDHVTDAVRRKKFNDITTQSAGNYTYDAIGQLTKDEAEGITAIAWRVDGKVKSITKSDQTRIRFAYDGLGNRIAKIVARPNKKEKVTTYVRDAQGNVMGVYTTNESDPEQISAQKKVTLTEHHLYGSSRLGLEEKKVRIKAQPAMAPRKVTQKLGDKRFELSNHLGNVLSVVSDRKITGTGSTGQILHTYDFTGWERIQDYNDWNPYGPAVITTTDDVLHAAVDDAREGIIHTMLTEPGKQYTVAFDLELLTSPEIRVETEVFGELLTHMIIQQSGRHQISFTATQVVTNISWARTRDKDEVVDTFILDNVTITTSDGADGEGNNNITFTADVLSYNDYYPFGMLLPNRNGQSDDYRYGFQGQEKDDEVKGEGNSINFKFRMHDPRVGRFFAVDPLFKEYPWNSPYAFSENRVIDAIDLEGAEKLIVAKSSNPTLNEPGKAKITIKLDYKILEDNPLGGLAKNSVNPKSFRKRFSDGNYRDYAITLPTSTSEAKFLEGEQLQWAQKANNPKVSDKNRAKYAKKLVDAGVTSYYKVDVEYDFTLSKGKTVNEMINFMKEAPKGKGIIMNRMSPKGQLSQLYKTAVLTKNDGLKTLYKFARVLNNRFDPNTGGAAVSEGYLGFPDYNFIYINSKRKTELSLLDIIVHEGGHNMAKAHKHGDDSDGNGEYEYDQKGLQSNEGSKGKIKPSMQNSRTIINDNTNRSTIEND; this comes from the coding sequence ATGTACGATACGAAACATTATTTTAACCGCATTTTTATAGGATTTTTTATCCTGCTTTTAGGACCGTTTTGGCTTCTTGCTCAGGAAAAAGAAACGTTTACACCTGATCAGATACAACAAGCACATCAGGGGCAGACCTCTTTAACATATACTTCTCCCTTACTGGAGGCACCTCAGACAGTAGATGAAGATGTATATGGATATGTACGTTTGGAAATAAACAAGGACACCCCTCCGTATACCCGTTATAACTTCTCAATAACTTTAGAAGTGCAGCAAGTACTTGCTGATGGACGTATAGCGACAGATGTAGAAGTACATAAATTAACAGTAAAAAACAATCGAAAAGGAGGTGCAGGACATCATATTGCTCAAAAAGCATGTATTCTTAGGGGAGCATATGGTGCTGTTGTAAATATACGTACCTATTCCTATAAAGACATTGCCAATGGCGGTATGGTAGATACAGAAGGAACCATTCCGGCAAATATTCAGTTGACGATAGGGCATGCCAAAGAACGTTTTGAAACGCTATCGACAACTCCTCCACTGGTATCCACCCCTGTGATACATAATAAAGAAATACAATTTGCATGGGAACCAGTAGCAGGGGCTAAAGCATATGAACTGGAATGGACCTGGATAGATAATTACGGAACACAACATACAACCCCTTTAGGAGCAGATCAGATAGCCCTGTCAGAAAAAACATTTCGTCAGAATAATACCAGGGTTCGGGTATCTGGTAGAACCTACCGTATTCCTTTAGTATACGACAAAGGATATTTAATATACAGAATTCGGGCAGTTGGTCATTTTTTGGAAGATACAAACCGGGAGAGATATGGAATGTGGAGTAGTGGAGACATACCAAAAAATACAGTAGCAGACTGGCCGCATACTTATGAAATAACAGTGGAACATGAAGCGGCTAAAAACTGGCAGTTCCAGACTTCCTATGCAGAAGAAGGAAAGAAAAAAGAAGTGGTAAGTTATTTTGATGGAAGTTTACGTAATCGTCAGACAGTTACTAAAATAAATACAGATAATCATGCGGTGGTAGGAGAAGTAATCTACGATGCACAAGGAAGGGCTGCTGTAGAAGTATTACCCGTTCCAACAGCAGATGAAAAATTACAGTATTATCAGAATTTTACACGAACACATTCCGGGCAGGCTTATACATATGCTGCTTTTGATAAAGACACTCAAAATAGAATTGATACCCCTAATGACGATAAAAGAATGGGCACCCAGTCGGGAGCTGCTCAATACTACTCATCAGAAAATACACTTACGGATCCCTTTAGAAACAGGGTGCCGGATGCCAAGGGATACCCTATGTCGCAAATCGAATATACAGCTGATAATACAGGACGTATCCGAAGAAAAGGAGGAGTAGGTGAAACACATCAGTTGGGGTCAGGACATGAGATGGAATATTTTTACGGGGTACCTGAACAAAAAGAATTAAACCGCTTGTTTGGATACTCAGTAGGAAAAGCTTCTCATTACAAGAAAAATATGGTGCTGGATCCTAATCGTCAGTTAAGTATAAACTATATAGACCCGGAAGGGCGCACGATTGCTACGGCCTTGGCTGGATATAGCCCTGATGCTGTGATCGGATTGGATGATGAGAAAGATGAAAGTGGATTGCATAAGCAGTTATTAACAGATTTATTAGGGAAGATCAGACGAACTGATACAGATACAGCCGAGGATAATAATAATTTGCAGAATACAGGCAATTGGGGAGAAATAAGAGATAGATTGATGTATACGGCCAATAAGATGGCGGTGCATCAAGAAACCAGAAAGTTTATGTATGCCCTTACTCATGATCAACCAACCTTTATTTTTGAAACTGCAATAGGAGAAAATCAAGTATGTGAAGCGCGTTATCCAATGGCATATGAGTTATCGATAGATATAGTAGATGAGGAAGCAAATAGCTTGATGCCTACAGCAGTTGATCGTATGCCGATTATTTTGGAAGGCTCAACATCCAATGGGATAACATTAGACCCTTTAGAGGTACCAGTACAGCGAGGAAGTTTTGCCATTAGTAAGGCACTAACGGTACATAAGGATAAGTTGCAAGAATATGCAGATGCCTATATCGCCCGGTTACAGAATCCGGAAGATCCATGCTATGTAGCACCTACCAGTATTTATACTACCCCTTTGTTATTAGATGGATGTTTCAGTACCTGTGAAGAATGTACGGATAGTTTGTTGGCAGGACATGCTTCAGTAACGGCTGCCAGACAGGCATATGTAGAGGAAGAAATAGCGAGTTATGATCCGGCACAGTTAGCACTACTAACCGCAGAAGAAAGAACACAGTTAGAAGAAAGTCTCGCTAAACAATGGGATCAGGCATTGGAAGCCTGTAATGCTCCTTGTGCTGATGCAAGTGTAGGCGCAGATGAAGATACTACAGGGTCAATTAGTTGTCAGTCAGCCAGACAACAATTATTGCAAGATATGAGACCTCTGGGACAGTATGGAGGAGAATTGCAGGCAGGGGGTACTAATTTGATTACTGTTTTTAACGACAATAATCGATTGTTAAGCACCCGATTAACAGAAGAGGTACATAATAGCTGGAGAAACCCCAGACATGATATCTATGATTCCAATCCTACATCAGGGACAGGATTATATACCGCTGGACACTATTATGACAGAGAAGGTACCATTAGCTATGTAACAGTGCAGCGAGAAGTAACCACTACGCAAGATGGAGAAGAACTAATCAATTATATACCAGAGATAGTGGAAGGAAGCCCTGTAGAGGAAGATGCTGATGACCCTTCTAAAGCATATGTAGAACCTCAATACCTCAAAGAAGTAGCAGATTTTTTACATCCTGACAGATGGCAGGATAGCTGGGCCAATTCTTTATTGGTATACCACCCGGAGTATGAATATTTACGTTATAGTCAGGCTGTGTGCGACCTAAAAGTAGCTAAGGCGGGAACAACAGATGTCTTTTTTAATCCTGATGGGTATGATACATATCTGCATTCGATTACCAGTTTTGACGAAGCAGTGCAGAAAGGAATGTTATCCGCTACGGCAACTACTTTATCAGATCAGGACCCGTATTTTTCAAGAGCACTTTCAGGAGGCTATGAAAGTAATACACTTTTTACTGCCAGAAAAACAATTATAGAAGAAGCGTTGACCAGTAATTATGACGGATCTAATGCCTCATTGATGTCTTCTGTATACAAAACCATTGCATGTAATACCTTACAGACATGTACGGTACCGGCAACTACTGCAGCTATTTTTGGAGCAGTAAGTAATTTGCAAGAAGAGCAGAGAAACAAATTTTGGAATTCCTATAAGACAAATTACATCGCGGTAAAACAACGTATTCTATCTACATTTAGAGATGCGTATGCAATGAAAAATGGGTTTTACAATGGATGTATTGGGGTGTCAGAAGCTCCGGTAAGTATTATTACCCGATTAGATACCTATCATTATACAGCAGTATCTGCTTTGCAAACCTATCTGAACGGAACAACAGATGCCCTATGCGAGTATTCCGAAGTTACTGCCTATAGGCATAAGCAAAAACGTTTTGAGCCTACTGATATGTATTATAACTCCGGAGCAAGTATTGAGACCGTACTTGCTGATATGGAAGAACAGATTAACTACGATTATTATATCAATACCGGAGTATGTCCATTAGCAAGAGATTTGGAAATGTACTGGGAAGGATACTTTATGGCGATTAATGAACAAGGGGTCAGTCCGATATCTGCCTACGAATACCAGGGGAACTATTTTACAATTGCCTTATATGAAGAAATGGGAGGTGTCTTTCCTGCGAGTGAGGCTGTACAGATCGTAGGGTCGGTTAGGGGAAACCAATTGACCCAGCAACTACAGGTAGGAACCGTAATAGAAGGAGCGACACATACACTCAATATTCCGTCAGGGCTTAGTTGGAACGATTATGGACAGGGATGGCACATTACTCATATAGGAAATATATACTCAGTGTATAATGCTTCTCAAAAGAAATTCTCCTATCAGCTAGCAGCAATGATAGAAGATCAGGGAGTGCAGAAAGAAATTATTGTATATGGAATCACAGAGGCTCGTATCGCCGAATGTAGTGTTGGAACTCCAAATGGGGTGGGAGTGTTTTTAGGAGCAGGAAATACCTGGGATGAGACAGGAGACTGTAATATAGAAAGTGCTGTGTCAAAAGCATTACCTACCTTATTAAATGAGCTGATCTCTTTAGGACAACTTAATGCAACCTCTTATGAAATAGGTCAGTTAACAGCATATGCAGATAGTTATCTGGCTCAGTTTTTTGGTACAGGAAGCAGTGTGCTTTGGAATACAGAAGGAACAGGAGTCTATACAATTACTGTAGATGGGGTAGAAAAAATGCGATGGAATCTGGACGAATCATTTCCGAATCAGGGAGAAGTCAGTGCCGTTAGTTTTGGTCTGCAAGAAGGGGTGTCCAATACCATCATAGGGCAGACCGTACAAATTACCTGGGCAGGAAAAGAACTGACGATTGCAGGAAGTGCAGGAGAAAATGAAGAACGCATTCTTAACTTTTTGTGTTGTGGGGATATAAATGATCATTTGAGCCCTGCGAATCCGATATGTATTGATGATTCTCTGGAACAGCGATTTGGAGAGGATATGACAACTTTAATGAATGCAATCATTACCAGAGGGAAGCCAATGACGGATAATTTGCAGAAATTAATACCTATAAAAGAATACCCTGAGTATACAACATTTTTGCAAGACTTTTTTACCGCTAATAGCGGACACTACTGTAAGATTAATCCACAGAATAAATGTGATGAACGAATTGATTACTCGAATCTAGATCATGTATATGGACTTTTTACATATGAGAGTTCTTCTTTTTTCTGGGAATTTCGTTTTTCAGATATTGCCAGAGTTCGATTTTATATTCATGCTCCAAAAGAAACTGACTTAGAGAAGATTACAATTACGAAAATTAAGCAAATTGATTCCTCTCGTTTTGAAATACTATACACTAATGGGACAACTACAGAAAATCGTATGGTAGCGTATGTCTCGCAGGAAAGATTGAATATTCCTATCTATAATAGTCGAAATTTCTCTAATCTATCCTTTGATTGTGAATTGTTGGAGAAATACAACTATTATCCATTACAATCAGATCCTGATGATTTGGATAATATAGATGTGGATATGTGCATGGATCCGATAAGTGTTAATCTGGAAAACCAATTAGAGGAAACATTAAAGACTATTATTAATGCACATTTAGTAGCATCTCAAAATGGGACAGTAGTAGCAGATAGTATTTTTGATGAATTATTTTTTGGAACTACTATACGATTGAATGATCGGTTTCGAACAGTATTAGAACCATATTATAACGCTAATTATCCAGACTTGATTTATCATAATACCTTTAGGAATTACAATACATCATTAAGGGATGATTTGGAAGGAAATATGTATATTTCTAATCAATCATTTATGGATATTCAGGCAATGTTTGATCCAGGAAATCTTAACAGGTCAGGAAGTTTGTTATTTCGAATGTTGTTTGAAGAAGATTTTTATGATGTAGAAGAAATTTTAGATATACGAATTATTCGTGTACATGAAGGACCTTTAGGAGATAGTGCTAGTAGAATGCAATTTGCTAGTATTGAATATCGCAATAAGCAAGGAGAAGTTCGCTTAGCCAAGAATGTAGAATTAAACCTTCTTCGTGTCGAAGTAAACCCAGCTAATACAAGGTCAACGTATAATTTTGCGATTCCACTTTGTGAATTATTAAGTGTTGACTTAGGAGGAGGAGCTCATAGAGTTCAGAGTACATCTCAATATAGGGTACAAGTAACTCAAAAAAAATCAGATGAATTAAAAGGTGTAGTACATCCGACATCTTTTAGAGCAATTCCCCAAACTACTTTTGCTACACGAGTTAATGCGTCTTGTGAAGAACCTTGTGTCCCACAACCACTACCTCCGGTTAGTTGTACGGGTGCTTTCGCTACCTATGAAACTATTTTACAACGTATAGGAGATACCGAACAAACCTATACTCAGGAAGATTTTTGTAAGTACCACCTAGGGTATTTAGTCTCAGATTATAATTATTATTTACAGCGTTTTAATGTCCGGGATACTCAATCCTTATTTTATATGACGATTATGGATTTTGGAGCTACAGATTTTAATTATGGCTATAGCGATATGAAAACTGTAATTAATGTGTATAAGGCTTATGTAGATAGAACAACTGCCGACAACAGGGATTCCTGGAGAGAATTTACAACTAGTCATTTACTAGCACTACAAGCTACAGGAAGCTGTATCCCGGTTCCGGATCCTTTCCTGATCGATATGGGAGGAATATCAGCACCTGATCAGGAGCCTAGTTGTGAAAAACTGACCAAGAGTATTCATGAGACGTATATGCAGGATACTTATGAGGTGTATTTGGAACAGCAACGAGCTCGGTTTATCAAAGCCTATATCCAGCAGGCAACTGCAGGAGTCGTAGAACAGTTTGATATGGAATATTTTGATAAGGAATATCAATATACACTGTACTATTATGATCAGGCAGGAAACCTGATACAGACCGTACCTCCTCAGGGAGTAGATCGATTTACAGATGAAGAATTAGAAACGGATTCGGGAAGTGGATCTCTGAATGATCGTATTAATAGTTATCGGGCTGCTAATACCGAAATAGAAGATGCTTCTTTATTACCGGATCATACATTGCAAACGCAGTATACATATAATGCACTAAATCAATTAGTATGGCAATCTACTCCGGATGGAGGAGTCACCCGATTTGCCTATGACCCTCTGGGACGTATTATTGCATCTCAAAATGCAAAACAGTTAGCAAGTAATACGTTTAGCTACTCAAAATACGATGGACTAGGAAGAATAGTAGAAGCAGGGGAGTTTGTACCCAAAGTACCAGTTGCGATTACGGGTACTACCGGAAAATTAGTGAATACAACGACCGGAGAAGTGGTGTCATTGCAATCGTATCCGGATGCGATTTCTGATATCAGACATGAGGTAACCCGAACGCGATATACAGAACCGGTAAGTTATGCAGCTGATATTTTTAATACAATTCCTGTATTGGATGAAACAGTTGCTGCTACAGCACGTAATCGGGTAACTGCTGTTTTCTATTATGACGTTTGGAAAGATGATACAACCCGGGAGCGCAATTACCAACATGCGACGTATTATCACTATGATATTCATGGAAATGTCAAAGAACTGGTACAGCACAATAGATTATTGGCTTTGTCTCAGGAAGATCCGTTTTCCGGGATAAAACATATAGAATACGAATACGACCTGATCAGTGGGAATGTAAATAGGGTTGTTTATCAAAAAGGAGCAGTCGATCAGCTGATCCATCGATATACATATGATGCGGATAACCGGATTATTGAGGTAGCGACCTCTACCGATGGGTATCTGTGGGAGAAAGATGCAGGATATGCCTATTTTGCTCATGGTCCATTGGCACGTACGGTATTAGGAGAAGAACAAGTACAAGGACAAGATTATACCTATACCCTGCAAGGATGGTTAAAAGGAGTTAATTCGGATATGCTGAATTCAGAAAATGACCCGGGTGCTGATGGAGTAGCACAAACGGCTAAAGATGTATATGGATATGCATTGGGATATTTTGAACAGGATTATCAACCCATTGGTGCGATCAATGCATTTGTAAAAACAGCTGCAGCAACCCAGAACCCGGCAGACCTGTATAATGGGAATATCAAGCAGATGACAACAGCACTGCTGAATCATAAAGAAAAGCCCAAAGGATTACAGTTCAATCATTATCGATATGATCAGCTAAACCGAATTAAGTCCATGCAGGGGTATGATATTGCCGGAGCAACAGCAGCAAACTATGCGAGTTCTTATAGTTATGATCGCAATGGAAACCTACAAACCCTGAACCGAACGGCAGTAAACAAAAAAGGGAAACCGGTACGTATGGATGAATTGAGTTATACCTACAAACCGAATACGAATCAGTTGGATCATGTTACAGATGCAGTTCGCAGAAAGAAGTTTAATGATATTACCACTCAATCAGCAGGGAATTATACTTATGATGCTATCGGGCAATTGACCAAGGATGAAGCAGAAGGAATTACAGCCATTGCATGGCGGGTAGATGGTAAGGTTAAATCAATAACCAAATCCGATCAAACCCGAATCCGATTTGCATATGATGGATTAGGAAACCGAATTGCCAAGATTGTAGCACGCCCGAATAAAAAAGAAAAAGTAACTACCTATGTCCGGGACGCACAAGGGAATGTAATGGGGGTGTATACGACGAATGAATCCGATCCGGAGCAGATTTCTGCTCAGAAGAAAGTAACACTGACAGAGCATCACCTCTACGGAAGCAGCCGCTTAGGACTGGAAGAAAAGAAGGTACGAATAAAAGCACAACCAGCAATGGCTCCAAGAAAAGTAACGCAGAAGTTAGGAGATAAACGTTTTGAACTAAGCAACCATTTAGGGAATGTGCTGAGTGTGGTTTCTGATCGAAAAATCACCGGTACTGGATCAACAGGTCAGATCCTGCATACATATGATTTTACCGGTTGGGAGCGGATACAGGATTACAATGACTGGAATCCATATGGACCAGCTGTCATTACCACTACTGATGATGTACTGCATGCAGCAGTTGATGATGCCAGGGAAGGAATTATCCATACGATGCTTACCGAACCAGGGAAACAATATACTGTGGCATTTGATCTGGAATTACTTACCTCCCCCGAAATACGAGTGGAAACCGAAGTTTTTGGAGAACTGCTTACTCATATGATTATTCAGCAAAGTGGAAGACATCAGATTTCTTTTACGGCGACTCAGGTAGTAACCAATATCAGTTGGGCACGAACCAGGGATAAAGATGAGGTAGTAGATACTTTTATCTTGGATAATGTAACAATTACGACTTCTGACGGAGCAGATGGAGAAGGAAATAATAATATTACCTTTACAGCAGACGTTCTTAGTTATAATGATTATTATCCGTTTGGGATGTTACTGCCGAACAGAAATGGACAATCTGATGATTATAGATATGGGTTCCAGGGGCAAGAAAAAGATGATGAGGTTAAAGGAGAAGGAAATTCAATTAACTTTAAGTTTAGGATGCACGATCCTCGGGTAGGTAGGTTCTTTGCAGTAGATCCGTTATTTAAAGAATATCCTTGGAATAGTCCTTATGCTTTTAGTGAGAACAGAGTTATAGATGCTATTGATTTAGAAGGAGCGGAAAAGCTAATTGTTGCTAAATCAAGTAATCCAACATTGAATGAACCGGGTAAGGCAAAGATTACGATTAAATTAGATTATAAAATTCTAGAAGATAATCCTTTGGGAGGTTTAGCGAAAAATAGTGTTAATCCGAAGTCTTTCAGGAAAAGGTTTTCAGATGGTAATTATAGAGATTATGCAATAACATTACCAACCTCTACTAGTGAAGCTAAATTTTTAGAAGGAGAACAATTACAATGGGCTCAAAAAGCTAATAATCCTAAAGTTTCAGACAAAAATAGAGCTAAGTATGCAAAAAAACTTGTTGATGCAGGAGTTACTTCCTATTATAAAGTTGACGTTGAATATGATTTTACGCTTTCTAAAGGAAAAACCGTGAATGAAATGATAAATTTTATGAAAGAAGCTCCTAAAGGAAAAGGTATAATCATGAATAGAATGAGTCCTAAAGGGCAATTAAGCCAATTATATAAAACAGCTGTCTTAACAAAAAATGATGGTTTAAAAACACTTTATAAGTTTGCTAGGGTCTTGAATAATAGATTTGATCCGAATACAGGTGGAGCTGCTGTCTCTGAAGGTTATTTAGGGTTTCCTGATTATAATTTTATATATATAAATAGTAAAAGGAAAACAGAACTATCTTTACTAGATATAATTGTTCATGAAGGAGGTCATAATATGGCAAAAGCACATAAGCATGGTGATGATAGTGATGGCAATGGAGAGTACGAATACGATCAAAAAGGCTTACAAAGTAATGAAGGTTCTAAAGGGAAGATCAAGCCGAGTATGCAAAATTCAAGAACTATTATTAATGATAATACGAACAGATCTACTATTGAAAACGACTAA
- a CDS encoding type II toxin-antitoxin system Phd/YefM family antitoxin, whose translation METVNYTEFRSNLKHWFDKVINDVSDIIIKRKNGKDLVLISLDEYNSLKETTYLLTGKNRDVLLNSIKELEAGNGIEKDLIE comes from the coding sequence ATGGAAACAGTAAATTATACAGAATTTCGTTCAAATCTAAAACATTGGTTCGATAAAGTAATCAATGATGTAAGTGATATTATTATCAAGCGTAAAAACGGAAAAGACCTCGTTTTAATATCATTAGATGAATACAATTCACTAAAAGAAACAACCTATTTGCTAACAGGGAAAAACAGAGATGTTTTATTAAACTCTATCAAAGAACTGGAAGCAGGAAATGGTATAGAAAAAGATTTAATTGAATAG
- a CDS encoding Txe/YoeB family addiction module toxin has protein sequence MKLTWSISSWEDYLYWQKVDKKIVKRINELIKSCMRTPFEGIGKPEVLKGDLQGYWSRRITSEHRLVYKYENDQLLIAACRYHYGK, from the coding sequence ATGAAGTTAACGTGGTCTATTTCTTCTTGGGAAGATTATTTGTATTGGCAGAAAGTCGATAAGAAAATAGTAAAACGGATTAACGAACTCATTAAAAGTTGTATGCGAACACCTTTTGAAGGCATTGGAAAACCCGAAGTTTTAAAAGGTGATTTACAAGGGTATTGGTCAAGACGAATAACATCAGAACATCGATTGGTTTACAAATATGAAAATGACCAATTACTAATTGCAGCTTGTCGTTATCATTATGGGAAGTAA